Proteins encoded by one window of Roseibium sp. Sym1:
- the gcvA gene encoding transcriptional regulator GcvA produces MRRAFVPPADTLIAFECAARHLSFTRAAEELHLTQGAVSKQVRHLEDRLGVELFRRVRQRIVLTDAGRLYLHDIRGALEQMTAATRQVMSYAGSADVLNLAVLPTFGTRWLAPRLAEFDRRYPDAGLNLSVRLQPFDFDEEPFDGAIHHGDPVWAGAIAERLFDEEVVPVASRAFRDRHEIRKPSDLARVPRLQLATRPLAWRQWFDLAGVETDAAFQGARFEQFVMISEAAIHHAGAALIPRFFIEEELASGRLVRLFDLSLAQQTAYYFVYPEGRTMRPVVSAFRKWLMEEARTARTRRETMLPG; encoded by the coding sequence ATGCGACGCGCCTTTGTTCCGCCGGCCGATACGCTGATCGCTTTCGAGTGCGCCGCCCGGCACCTGAGTTTCACCCGCGCAGCGGAAGAGCTGCACCTCACGCAAGGAGCTGTTTCCAAGCAGGTGCGCCACCTGGAGGACAGGCTCGGGGTGGAACTGTTCCGCCGTGTGCGCCAGCGCATCGTCCTGACCGACGCCGGGCGTCTTTACCTGCATGACATTCGCGGCGCTCTGGAGCAGATGACGGCGGCCACACGCCAGGTCATGTCCTACGCGGGCAGTGCCGATGTCCTGAACCTGGCGGTGCTGCCCACCTTCGGCACGCGTTGGCTGGCACCGCGGCTCGCTGAATTCGATCGCCGTTATCCGGACGCCGGCCTGAACCTGAGCGTGCGCCTGCAGCCCTTCGACTTCGACGAGGAGCCGTTTGACGGTGCCATTCACCACGGAGACCCCGTCTGGGCCGGCGCAATTGCCGAGCGCCTGTTCGACGAAGAGGTCGTTCCCGTCGCCTCCCGCGCCTTTCGTGACCGCCACGAGATCCGCAAGCCGTCGGATCTTGCCCGCGTGCCGCGCCTGCAGCTCGCGACAAGGCCGCTGGCGTGGCGGCAATGGTTCGATCTGGCGGGCGTGGAGACCGACGCCGCCTTCCAGGGAGCGCGGTTCGAGCAGTTCGTGATGATCTCGGAGGCCGCGATCCACCATGCGGGCGCGGCCTTGATCCCGCGGTTTTTCATCGAGGAGGAGCTGGCCTCCGGACGGCTGGTGCGCCTGTTCGACCTGTCCCTGGCGCAACAGACCGCCTATTACTTCGTTTACCCGGAAGGACGCACCATGCGGCCGGTGGTGTCCGCTTTCCGCAAGTGGTTGATGGAGGAAGCGCGGACCGCCCGCACGCGCCGTGAAACCATGCTGCCGGGCTGA
- a CDS encoding acyl-CoA dehydrogenase encodes MNAPATIKSAPSGGGTFDWQDPFHLRDQLGEDEQLIQDTARAYAQDKLLPRVIEAYREEKTDRSIFNEMGELGLLGVTLPEEYGCAGASYVSYGVVAREIERVDSGYRSMMSVQSSLVMYPIYAYGSEEQRQKYLPKLASGEYVGCFGLTEPDAGSDPAGMRTRAEKIDGGYKLTGSKMWISNSPIADVFVVWAKSEAHDGAIRGFVLDKGMKGLSAPKVGGKLSLRASITGEIVMDGVEVGEDALLPNVSGLKGPFGCLNRARYGIAWGSMGAAEDCWTRARQYGLDREQFGRPLAQTQLFQKKLADMQTEITLGLQAALRVGQLFDAGKVAPEMISLIKRNNCGKALDIARQARDMHGGNGIQEEYHVMRHAQNLETVNTYEGTHDVHALILGRAQTGLQAFF; translated from the coding sequence ATGAACGCACCGGCAACCATCAAGTCCGCACCCTCGGGCGGCGGCACGTTCGACTGGCAGGATCCGTTCCATCTGCGCGACCAGCTCGGCGAAGACGAACAGCTCATCCAGGACACCGCCCGCGCCTATGCGCAGGACAAGCTGCTGCCGCGCGTGATCGAGGCCTATCGCGAGGAAAAGACCGACCGCTCGATCTTCAACGAGATGGGTGAGCTTGGCCTGCTCGGCGTTACCTTGCCGGAAGAATACGGTTGCGCCGGAGCCTCCTATGTCTCCTACGGCGTGGTTGCCCGCGAGATCGAACGCGTCGACAGCGGCTACCGCTCGATGATGAGCGTGCAGTCCTCGCTGGTCATGTATCCGATCTATGCCTATGGCTCGGAGGAACAGCGCCAGAAATACCTGCCGAAACTGGCCTCCGGCGAATATGTCGGCTGCTTCGGCCTGACCGAGCCCGATGCGGGCTCGGACCCTGCCGGCATGCGCACCCGGGCGGAAAAGATCGACGGCGGCTACAAGCTGACCGGTTCGAAGATGTGGATCTCCAATTCGCCGATCGCGGATGTCTTCGTGGTCTGGGCGAAGTCGGAAGCCCATGACGGCGCCATTCGCGGCTTCGTGCTCGACAAGGGCATGAAGGGCCTGTCCGCGCCAAAGGTCGGCGGCAAGCTGTCCCTGCGCGCCTCCATCACCGGCGAGATCGTCATGGACGGGGTCGAGGTCGGCGAAGACGCGCTGCTGCCGAATGTCTCCGGCCTGAAGGGCCCGTTCGGCTGTCTCAACCGCGCCCGCTACGGCATTGCCTGGGGCTCCATGGGCGCAGCCGAGGACTGCTGGACCCGCGCCCGCCAGTACGGCCTCGACCGGGAACAGTTCGGGCGCCCGCTGGCCCAGACCCAGCTGTTCCAGAAGAAACTGGCCGACATGCAGACGGAAATCACGCTTGGCCTTCAGGCCGCGCTCCGGGTCGGCCAGCTGTTTGATGCCGGCAAGGTCGCCCCGGAAATGATCTCCCTGATCAAGCGCAACAACTGCGGCAAGGCCCTGGACATTGCCCGCCAGGCCCGTGACATGCATGGCGGCAACGGCATCCAGGAGGAATACCACGTCATGCGCCACGCCCAGAACCTGGAAACGGTCAACACCTATGAAGGCACGCATGACGTTCACGCGCTGATCCTCGGCCGTGCCCAGACCGGTCTGCAGGCGTTTTTCTGA
- a CDS encoding cephalosporin hydroxylase family protein, with protein sequence MSKDTDPIREFEIERQQRIAGYAGEAGWQAQSRGWMKTAFDQKYMYNFAWGGRPIIQLPTDMAVFQEIVWATRPDLIIETGIAHGGSLIMSASLLAMLDYCDAVESGGVVDPKTAKRRVLGLDIDIRAHNRTAMEAHPMSAKIDMFEGSSVEDGMIRRVHDYARDYERVLVCLDSNHTHEHVLAELNAYAGLATPGSYCLVFDTVIEDLPEDTFPDRPWAPGNNAKTAVHEFLRSHPEFEIDQEINNKLLISAAPDGWLKRTG encoded by the coding sequence ATGAGCAAAGACACCGACCCGATCCGGGAATTCGAGATCGAAAGACAACAGCGCATCGCCGGCTATGCCGGGGAGGCCGGATGGCAGGCGCAGTCCCGTGGCTGGATGAAGACCGCATTCGACCAGAAATACATGTACAACTTCGCCTGGGGCGGCCGGCCGATCATCCAGCTTCCGACCGACATGGCCGTGTTTCAGGAAATCGTCTGGGCGACCAGGCCGGACCTGATCATCGAGACCGGCATCGCCCATGGCGGCTCCCTGATCATGAGCGCCTCCCTCTTGGCCATGCTCGACTATTGCGATGCCGTGGAAAGCGGCGGCGTCGTCGATCCGAAAACGGCCAAGAGACGCGTTCTCGGACTTGATATCGACATCCGGGCCCACAACCGGACGGCAATGGAAGCCCACCCGATGTCGGCCAAGATCGACATGTTCGAGGGGTCCTCGGTCGAGGACGGCATGATCCGGCGGGTTCACGACTACGCCAGGGACTATGAGCGTGTTCTGGTCTGCCTCGACAGCAACCACACCCACGAGCATGTGCTGGCCGAGCTGAACGCCTATGCCGGCCTGGCCACGCCGGGCAGCTATTGCCTTGTCTTCGACACCGTTATCGAGGATCTGCCGGAAGACACGTTCCCGGACCGGCCGTGGGCGCCGGGCAACAATGCCAAGACGGCCGTGCACGAATTCCTGAGATCCCATCCGGAGTTCGAGATCGACCAGGAGATCAACAACAAGCTCCTGATTTCGGCTGCGCCGGACGGCTGGCTGAAGCGGACCGGTTGA
- a CDS encoding NAD-dependent epimerase/dehydratase family protein — translation MKATVLGASGFIGRNLVRHLQSAGYEVATPGRHEIENLGGPLGRVFYCIGMTGNFRDRPLGTVDVHAGLPGRLLEQTDFESFVYFSSTRIYAQAAGSNETSETAPIAVTPSADTTYDLSKMLGEALCLSHEQAGVKVIRLSNVYGPDQGTATFLGSLLEDLAGTGQTTIREAPGSSKDYVAVDDVVQLAERIARTGRHRTYNVASGQPVSHEEIAEAVRNEGLSCTFTPGGVRRAFPQINIERIRTEFGFSPRSLLKDLPALLRAAGGNAAKSRVDS, via the coding sequence ATGAAGGCGACGGTGCTTGGCGCAAGCGGCTTTATCGGCCGCAATCTCGTCCGCCATCTGCAGAGCGCGGGCTATGAGGTTGCAACCCCCGGACGTCATGAGATCGAGAACCTCGGCGGGCCCCTCGGCAGGGTGTTCTATTGCATCGGCATGACGGGCAATTTCCGGGATCGGCCGCTCGGCACCGTCGACGTTCATGCGGGCCTGCCCGGACGATTGCTGGAGCAGACCGATTTCGAGTCCTTCGTGTATTTCTCCAGCACGCGGATCTATGCGCAGGCCGCAGGCAGTAACGAAACGTCGGAAACGGCCCCGATCGCGGTCACCCCGTCGGCTGACACCACCTACGACCTCTCCAAGATGCTGGGCGAAGCGCTGTGCCTGTCTCACGAACAGGCGGGCGTCAAGGTGATCCGGCTGTCGAATGTCTACGGTCCCGACCAGGGCACGGCCACCTTTCTGGGGTCGCTGCTGGAGGACCTTGCCGGCACCGGACAGACGACCATCCGCGAAGCCCCCGGCTCCTCGAAGGACTATGTCGCCGTGGACGATGTCGTCCAGCTGGCGGAACGGATCGCGCGGACCGGCCGCCACCGGACCTACAATGTTGCCAGCGGCCAGCCGGTCAGCCATGAAGAAATCGCGGAGGCCGTCAGGAATGAGGGCCTTTCCTGTACATTCACGCCCGGCGGTGTCCGCAGGGCCTTTCCTCAAATCAACATCGAACGCATCCGGACCGAGTTCGGCTTTTCACCGCGTTCTCTCCTGAAGGACCTGCCGGCGCTGTTGCGCGCGGCCGGCGGCAACGCCGCCAAATCGAGAGTAGACTCATGA
- a CDS encoding methyltransferase domain-containing protein, which produces MMTQACRHCGQDLTRQFLDLGYAPPSNAYLAAEDLTAPEVTYPLRLMVCDSCFLVQTQDYTAADSLFDKDYAYFSSTSKSWLAHAATYAAAITGRLGLTGDSFVVEVASNDGYLLKNFVEAGIPCLGIEPTASTAEAAEALGIPVERTFFGEAFADDLAASGKSADLIIGNNVYAHVPDINDFTRGLARLLKPEGVITLEFPHLMRLVEFCQFDTVYHEHFSYLSLGTVARIFEAAGLRIFDVEELPTHGGSLRVYGCRKDSGHAETGAVSGLRAEEQRRGMETTGYYADFQHRAEDVKNRFVSFLLEARQAGKSVAGYGAAAKGNTLLNFAGIRPDLLPFVCDAAPAKQDKFLPGSHIPVLPPQVLQDRRPDYLIILPWNIAEEVRQQNAGLAAQGTQFVTFIPETRILGGAA; this is translated from the coding sequence CTGATGACCCAAGCCTGCCGCCATTGCGGACAAGACCTGACGAGACAATTCCTGGATCTCGGCTATGCGCCGCCGTCGAATGCCTATCTCGCCGCGGAAGACCTGACCGCGCCGGAAGTCACCTACCCGCTGCGCCTGATGGTCTGCGACAGCTGTTTTCTGGTCCAGACCCAGGACTACACCGCAGCCGACAGTCTGTTCGACAAGGACTACGCTTATTTTTCCTCGACGTCGAAAAGCTGGCTAGCACATGCGGCGACCTATGCTGCCGCCATCACCGGGCGGCTCGGACTGACCGGGGACAGCTTCGTGGTCGAGGTGGCGTCGAATGACGGCTACCTCCTGAAGAATTTCGTCGAGGCCGGCATTCCCTGCCTCGGCATCGAGCCGACGGCATCCACCGCAGAAGCGGCCGAAGCCCTCGGCATCCCGGTCGAACGCACTTTCTTCGGCGAGGCGTTCGCGGACGACCTTGCCGCCAGCGGCAAATCCGCCGATCTCATCATCGGCAACAACGTCTATGCCCACGTGCCGGACATCAACGACTTCACCCGCGGCCTGGCGCGCCTTCTGAAGCCCGAGGGCGTGATCACGCTTGAATTCCCGCATCTCATGAGGCTGGTCGAGTTCTGCCAGTTCGACACCGTCTACCACGAGCACTTTTCCTATCTGTCGCTCGGCACCGTGGCGCGAATCTTCGAAGCCGCCGGGCTCCGGATCTTCGATGTGGAGGAACTTCCCACGCATGGAGGCAGCCTTCGGGTCTACGGGTGCCGGAAGGACAGCGGCCACGCGGAAACCGGCGCGGTGTCCGGTTTGCGCGCCGAGGAACAACGACGGGGCATGGAGACCACCGGCTATTATGCCGACTTCCAGCACCGCGCCGAGGACGTGAAAAACCGGTTCGTGTCGTTTCTTCTGGAGGCCAGGCAGGCAGGCAAGTCCGTTGCCGGCTACGGCGCGGCGGCCAAGGGCAACACCCTGTTGAACTTCGCGGGCATTCGTCCGGACCTGCTGCCGTTCGTCTGCGACGCGGCACCGGCAAAACAGGACAAGTTCCTGCCCGGCAGCCACATTCCGGTGCTCCCGCCGCAGGTGCTTCAGGACCGCAGGCCGGATTACCTGATCATCCTGCCCTGGAACATTGCCGAGGAAGTCCGCCAGCAGAATGCCGGACTTGCCGCGCAGGGCACGCAATTCGTAACCTTCATCCCCGAAACCCGTATCCTGGGCGGCGCCGCCTGA
- a CDS encoding NAD(P)/FAD-dependent oxidoreductase: MSDRTADVVIIGGAVMGSAVACHLSMRDDFDGRIVVVEADPAYEICASARSAASIRQQFSSSVNIEISLYGIRFLREIGAELAVDTDRPAIDLHEGGYLFLATPDKLDILRENHRLQQQLGADIGFLDAAALKAKFPWLEVSDLAAGCHGLTGEGWFDGYGLMQAFRRKARSLGVDYLPAHASLDRQGGAWQVRLSSGDTLSAPVVVNCAGASGGPELCRQAGLDLPIVPKKRCVFTFECRDRLERFPLLIDPTGTYVRPEGTGYICGSAPPPDMDPDCTDFDVDHGLFEEHIWPTLAARVPAFEAIRPGAAWAGSYDMNLFDHNAFIGAVPGIDGLFLALGFSGHGLQQSPAVGRGLAELIATGGYQSLDLSPLAVDRLAANRPIVEKNVV, translated from the coding sequence ATGTCGGACAGGACTGCGGATGTCGTCATCATCGGGGGAGCCGTCATGGGGTCCGCGGTTGCCTGCCACCTGTCCATGCGGGACGATTTCGACGGCCGCATCGTTGTCGTCGAGGCGGACCCGGCCTACGAGATCTGTGCCTCCGCCCGGTCCGCCGCGTCCATCCGGCAGCAGTTCTCAAGCTCGGTCAATATCGAGATATCGCTCTACGGCATCCGCTTCCTGAGAGAGATCGGCGCCGAACTGGCGGTCGACACCGACCGCCCCGCGATCGACCTGCACGAAGGCGGCTACCTCTTCCTGGCAACACCCGACAAGCTGGACATTCTCCGGGAGAACCACCGGCTGCAGCAGCAGCTCGGCGCGGATATCGGCTTTCTGGACGCCGCCGCGCTGAAGGCGAAATTTCCCTGGCTGGAGGTTTCCGATCTCGCCGCCGGCTGCCACGGCCTGACGGGCGAGGGCTGGTTCGACGGCTATGGCCTGATGCAAGCCTTCCGCAGGAAAGCCCGCTCGCTCGGCGTCGACTATCTGCCGGCGCATGCTTCCCTCGACAGGCAAGGCGGCGCCTGGCAGGTTCGACTGTCGAGCGGAGACACATTGTCCGCGCCGGTCGTCGTCAATTGCGCCGGTGCCTCCGGCGGTCCGGAGCTCTGCCGCCAGGCCGGGCTGGATCTGCCGATCGTCCCGAAAAAACGCTGCGTCTTCACGTTTGAGTGCCGCGACAGGCTGGAGCGGTTTCCACTCTTGATCGACCCGACCGGCACCTATGTGCGCCCCGAAGGCACGGGCTATATCTGCGGCTCGGCACCGCCGCCGGACATGGATCCGGACTGCACCGATTTCGATGTCGACCACGGCCTGTTCGAAGAGCATATCTGGCCCACGCTGGCGGCCCGTGTCCCCGCCTTCGAGGCGATCCGTCCCGGCGCGGCGTGGGCCGGCAGCTACGATATGAACCTGTTCGACCACAACGCCTTCATCGGCGCGGTTCCCGGGATCGACGGCCTGTTTCTGGCCCTGGGCTTTTCCGGCCACGGCCTGCAGCAGTCCCCGGCGGTCGGGCGCGGGCTGGCCGAACTGATCGCCACGGGCGGCTACCAGTCGCTGGACCTGTCGCCGCTGGCGGTCGACCGGCTGGCAGCGAACCGGCCGATCGTGGAAAAGAACGTCGTGTGA
- a CDS encoding acyltransferase, giving the protein MTLEIDPTARVSRLADIEDSVRGTVIRIGARSVVDSFVKIKPAGGSGDVVIGENVTLNSGCVIYTGHGLTIGDNVAIAANCTFAPVNHAFEDRNRLIVEQGFQPSRGGIRIGDDVWIGANCVFLDGAVVNTGCVIAAGTVVKGEVPAYSVVAGNPMRLIGTRT; this is encoded by the coding sequence ATGACCCTTGAGATCGATCCCACGGCGCGCGTTTCCAGGCTCGCCGACATCGAAGACAGCGTGCGGGGCACCGTCATCCGCATCGGCGCGCGCTCGGTCGTCGACAGCTTCGTCAAGATCAAGCCGGCGGGCGGGAGCGGCGATGTCGTTATCGGCGAGAATGTCACGCTCAATTCCGGCTGCGTCATCTATACCGGCCACGGCCTGACCATCGGCGACAACGTGGCCATCGCGGCCAACTGCACCTTCGCGCCGGTCAATCACGCCTTCGAGGACCGCAACCGGCTCATTGTCGAGCAGGGGTTCCAGCCGAGCCGCGGCGGCATCAGGATCGGTGACGACGTCTGGATTGGCGCCAACTGCGTTTTCCTTGACGGTGCCGTGGTCAACACCGGCTGCGTCATCGCCGCCGGCACCGTGGTGAAGGGCGAGGTTCCGGCCTATTCGGTCGTCGCGGGCAATCCCATGCGCCTGATCGGAACGCGGACATGA
- a CDS encoding N-formylglutamate amidohydrolase, with translation MILVEEGQSPLILCLPHSGTEIPNAVEKRLNATGRLQADLAWRLERVFDFHEDLDATVLRSSISRYVIDLDRDPETPVSDAGDPAKALCPVTTLDGKRIYQEGEEPGPTEVEQRSLLFHAPFHKALRRQIDRLLRSHRKVIIVDCQSMRSHIKGVTDKGLPLVSVGTNGGTSCDPDLRNLLVGSFKGEQGYSVSVDEQTLGGYITKNFGRPDRGIHTVTLLLAQRSYLRHESPPFEPDKTRITRLRSVLTESMSRLVDWTGVTGTSTDGSGPGADAPSESRQTSAVNDMDGGEDEPPSAQAAPRSDAGTEEIIPVDPMTLTQVGRSQTAKVEDGPITPLLVAE, from the coding sequence ATGATCCTCGTCGAAGAAGGTCAAAGTCCACTCATTCTCTGCCTGCCGCACAGCGGCACGGAGATCCCGAATGCTGTCGAAAAGCGCCTGAACGCGACGGGACGGCTGCAGGCGGACCTGGCCTGGCGCCTGGAGCGGGTGTTCGACTTTCACGAAGATCTGGACGCGACCGTGCTGCGCTCGTCGATTTCCCGCTATGTCATCGACCTGGACAGGGATCCCGAAACACCTGTTTCCGACGCCGGGGATCCGGCGAAGGCGCTTTGCCCGGTGACGACCCTCGACGGCAAGCGCATCTACCAGGAAGGCGAGGAGCCCGGGCCGACGGAAGTCGAACAACGGTCCCTGCTGTTCCACGCGCCGTTCCACAAGGCTCTGCGCCGGCAGATCGACAGGCTGCTGCGCTCGCATCGCAAGGTCATCATCGTCGACTGCCAGTCCATGAGGTCCCACATCAAGGGTGTGACCGACAAGGGGCTGCCGCTGGTCAGCGTCGGCACCAATGGCGGCACATCCTGCGACCCGGATCTGCGCAATCTTCTCGTCGGTTCCTTCAAGGGCGAGCAGGGCTACAGCGTCAGTGTCGACGAGCAGACCCTTGGCGGTTACATCACGAAGAATTTCGGCCGGCCGGATCGCGGCATTCACACCGTGACCTTGCTGCTCGCCCAGCGGTCCTATCTTCGTCACGAGTCGCCGCCATTCGAGCCGGACAAGACACGGATCACCCGCCTGCGGTCCGTCCTGACCGAATCGATGTCCCGGCTGGTCGACTGGACCGGTGTGACCGGAACCTCGACGGATGGTTCGGGACCTGGGGCAGATGCTCCGTCCGAGAGCCGGCAGACCTCGGCGGTCAACGACATGGACGGCGGAGAGGACGAACCCCCTTCCGCGCAGGCTGCGCCCCGGTCCGATGCGGGCACGGAAGAGATCATTCCGGTGGATCCGATGACGCTGACCCAGGTTGGCCGGTCCCAGACCGCCAAGGTCGAGGACGGACCGATTACGCCGCTGCTCGTTGCCGAGTGA
- the yegS gene encoding lipid kinase YegS produces the protein MKKQHLRLILNGKSAGRTDVRAAVDAVRDMGHDVSVRVTYEAGDVARLVTEALHDHADSPIDTVVSGGGDGTLHEVVDAALQQISGDERPPFSFAVLPLGTANDFARHLQLDPNDIPACLRFATRASARPTDVGEVNGRVFVNMATGGFGTQVTAQTDPNLKKVLGGAAYLFTGLHRFSELAACEARVETEDFSWEGPFLALAIGNGRRAGGGIRLCPRAELDDGLLDLTIVPFPDSGKVIDLFSALMERGVEGLNGGFVEKRSRNITIETSEPVQFNLDGEPMTGTSWKVAIRHHRIALRR, from the coding sequence TTGAAGAAACAGCATCTGCGCCTGATCCTCAACGGCAAGTCCGCCGGCCGGACCGACGTGCGCGCCGCGGTCGACGCGGTCCGTGACATGGGCCATGACGTTTCGGTGCGGGTGACCTACGAGGCCGGGGACGTGGCCCGGTTGGTGACAGAAGCGCTGCACGACCACGCCGACAGCCCCATCGACACGGTGGTCAGCGGGGGTGGCGACGGCACTCTGCACGAGGTGGTCGACGCGGCTCTTCAACAGATATCCGGTGATGAGCGGCCGCCGTTTTCCTTCGCCGTGCTGCCGCTCGGCACTGCAAATGATTTTGCCCGCCACCTCCAGCTTGATCCCAATGACATTCCCGCCTGCCTGCGGTTTGCCACGCGCGCGTCGGCAAGGCCCACGGATGTCGGCGAGGTCAATGGCCGGGTGTTCGTAAACATGGCCACGGGCGGATTCGGAACGCAGGTGACGGCGCAGACCGACCCCAATCTCAAGAAGGTGCTCGGCGGCGCGGCCTATCTTTTCACGGGCCTGCACCGGTTTTCGGAGCTTGCCGCCTGCGAGGCCCGGGTGGAGACGGAAGACTTCTCCTGGGAAGGCCCCTTCCTGGCACTCGCCATCGGCAACGGCCGGCGGGCGGGTGGCGGCATCCGGCTATGTCCAAGGGCGGAACTTGACGACGGCCTTCTCGACCTGACGATCGTGCCCTTCCCGGACTCGGGAAAGGTCATCGATCTGTTCTCCGCGCTCATGGAACGCGGTGTCGAGGGCCTCAATGGCGGGTTCGTTGAAAAAAGGTCCCGCAACATCACCATCGAGACGTCGGAACCCGTGCAGTTCAATCTGGACGGCGAACCCATGACCGGAACGTCCTGGAAGGTGGCGATCCGGCATCACCGGATCGCCCTCAGGCGTTGA
- a CDS encoding pyridoxal-phosphate-dependent aminotransferase family protein codes for MTLRNGKEFLMIPGPTNVPEEVLRAMHRPAIDIYEGPLVETTVYCLARLKQLFKTEGKTYIYAANGHGAWDAALCNTLKRRDRILVLESGRFALGWGEAAEVMGLEMEVLPGAYDRAVDPARLEARLKEDTGHEIAAILVVQIDTASGVWNDIAALRKAIDAAGHPALLMVDTIASLGCVPFEMDAWGVDVALTGSQKGLMCPPGLSFVAAGPKADKAHETANLKTHYTDWTFRQGAIHYQKYCGTPPEHLLFGFRRALELLQEEGLERVWHRHALLGEATRRAVTVWAEGGALDFNISDPHARSNSVTVVRFKGDEAEALRAFTKETCGVTIGGTIGEISGKGIRIAHMGHVNAVMLLGTLSAIELGLQKLGIPHGRGGVQAAMDYLAGVV; via the coding sequence ATGACGCTTCGCAATGGCAAGGAATTTCTGATGATCCCCGGCCCCACCAACGTGCCGGAGGAAGTTCTTCGCGCCATGCACCGGCCCGCCATCGACATCTACGAAGGTCCGCTGGTGGAGACGACGGTCTATTGCCTCGCCCGTCTGAAGCAGCTCTTCAAGACGGAGGGCAAGACCTATATCTACGCCGCCAACGGCCACGGCGCCTGGGACGCGGCCCTTTGCAACACGCTGAAACGCCGCGACAGGATCCTGGTGCTGGAATCCGGCCGGTTCGCGCTCGGCTGGGGCGAGGCCGCCGAAGTCATGGGTCTTGAGATGGAGGTCCTGCCGGGCGCCTATGACCGCGCCGTCGACCCGGCACGGCTCGAGGCCCGCTTGAAGGAAGACACTGGCCACGAAATCGCGGCCATCCTGGTCGTGCAGATCGACACGGCCTCCGGCGTCTGGAACGACATCGCCGCGCTGCGCAAGGCCATCGACGCCGCCGGGCACCCGGCCCTCTTAATGGTCGACACCATCGCCTCGCTCGGCTGCGTGCCGTTCGAAATGGACGCCTGGGGCGTCGACGTGGCGCTGACCGGATCCCAGAAGGGCCTGATGTGCCCGCCGGGGCTTTCCTTTGTCGCCGCCGGCCCGAAGGCCGACAAGGCCCATGAAACCGCCAACCTCAAGACCCACTACACCGACTGGACCTTCCGCCAAGGCGCGATCCACTACCAGAAATATTGCGGCACGCCGCCCGAGCATCTCCTGTTCGGCTTCCGCAGGGCGCTGGAGCTTTTGCAGGAAGAGGGCCTTGAACGGGTCTGGCACCGGCATGCCCTGCTCGGCGAAGCCACGCGGCGAGCGGTCACCGTCTGGGCCGAGGGCGGCGCGCTCGACTTCAACATTTCCGATCCTCATGCCCGTTCCAACAGCGTCACGGTGGTGCGGTTCAAGGGCGACGAGGCGGAGGCCTTGCGTGCCTTCACCAAGGAGACCTGCGGCGTCACCATCGGCGGCACGATCGGCGAGATCTCCGGCAAGGGCATCCGCATCGCCCATATGGGACATGTCAACGCGGTCATGCTGCTCGGCACCCTGTCGGCCATCGAGCTGGGCCTGCAAAAGCTGGGCATTCCGCATGGGCGTGGCGGCGTGCAGGCGGCGATGGACTACCTGGCGGGGGTGGTGTGA
- the rfbC gene encoding dTDP-4-dehydrorhamnose 3,5-epimerase gives MRFAPLPLDGAFRIDLERRGDNRGSFARMFCREEFRAFGLNETWSQCNVSHSVLKGTLRGMHFQRPPKADAKLVKCMAGAVFDVIVDLRRGSAAFGRWASVTLTAEGGEMIYIPKGFAHGFQTLTDDAELLYFHSDSYSPENEGGLFHSDPEVGITWPLPVTNLSERDRTLPPLSKVDPI, from the coding sequence ATGAGGTTTGCTCCGCTTCCCCTCGACGGCGCCTTCCGGATCGACCTGGAACGGCGGGGCGACAATCGCGGCTCGTTCGCGCGCATGTTCTGCCGCGAGGAATTTCGCGCATTCGGGCTCAACGAGACCTGGTCACAATGCAACGTTTCCCACAGCGTCCTGAAGGGAACGTTGCGCGGCATGCATTTCCAGCGCCCGCCAAAAGCCGATGCAAAGCTGGTGAAATGCATGGCCGGTGCGGTCTTCGACGTGATCGTGGACCTGCGGCGCGGATCTGCAGCCTTCGGACGCTGGGCCTCGGTGACGCTGACGGCCGAAGGCGGGGAGATGATCTACATCCCGAAAGGCTTCGCGCACGGTTTCCAGACACTGACAGACGACGCCGAACTGCTCTATTTCCATTCCGACAGCTACAGCCCGGAGAACGAGGGCGGCCTCTTCCATAGCGACCCTGAGGTCGGCATCACCTGGCCGCTGCCGGTCACCAACCTTTCCGAGCGCGACCGGACCCTGCCGCCCCTTTCCAAGGTGGACCCTATCTGA